GAGGCAGGCTCTGCTTCTCAAGCTGTGATGAAAAATGATGCAGATGCAAACTAAGTGGCGCCAAGCTTCAGCAGAAATTAACTATCCCACAGCATCTTTTCAAAGCTCCACTAACACAACACACGGCTTTGgttctctctgcctctctcctcTTTGAATCTCACACACTAATCCTCCCATCATCTGAAAGGGAGATGCGTCTATGCCAAGGCATCCATATGGACGGAAACCACCCCCGtttatccacacacacacacacacacacacacacaaaagaaaaaaaaaatcaccagagTCACACGTGGGAAGCTGGCTGCACTATGATGTTGCAAACCAAAAcaagttgtgtgtgtgtgtgtgaacgtgCCGAGCCACGTGCGCGCAGGGACCGGCCCACTTCCGCGGCGACTGAGCAGAGAGGGAATCCAATACGGCTAATTGACAGGCTGAGCCGTTTATGTAACCGCCGGGTTCTGTCGGCTTGAAGCTGCCGCCCTTCGCTTCCTCTCTGGTCTCCATGACACCCTCCACTTCCTTTGCCCACACGCACTGCTTCCTCTCCATCCCATCGTGGACGCCCAAATGAACAATTCCCATCAGGATGAGGAGTCTTGGTTTGCAAGGTGCGCTCCCAGCATCTTTTACATCTGTCGCCGTGGTGACGGTGTGACTGGACCACAAGTACATCATGTCTCAACACCGGCACGTCCACTTTCACACAGCTTGACACTCATCTGGAAACAAACAGGCACAACGGACCCTTTTCTCCACAATCAGTATATATATTGATTCAGAAGAGAACAAAAGAGGCACAGCTGTAAACACAGATGCTAACAAGTTGATGAGTCGATGCAAAGGCTTAAAGCACATAAAAATTCGGTTAGAAAGACAGCTCCTTCTAAGTTTGCTTACAGGTCCTCTTACATGTTTAAAGCATCACACCCGGtcatgaaatgtttcttttccacTTGATTTCAGAGATGTAAACAAGCGATCCTAGTGTACAGTACATTTTGTCCCGGACTTACAGAACAGGAAGCTGAAATCGAGACCCATAGTGAATTATTAAAGCATGTCTGACTGTGTAAACCTACACACGTTTACATGAGAAataacatcaacaacaacaactaaaaaaaaacttgctgttTATCAGGGCAGACATTAAAGTACAgaacagaaatatgaaatagTTTCAGTAATTCTTCATGTTTACATTCTCATTCTGTCACATACAGTGTCTCTCAAACGTGTACACAACCCTGCTGAATTGCTGTGTATTTCAAACATTTGCAATTTATATTCTGTTATACTGTACATCCTGAGCAGTTAAAGGGGGGCAAATCTAATGaagggaaaaatataaaaaataaaaagctgatgGATAAATTTGCACCTTCTTGAAGCAGCTTTTGTGTTCTAGAGTTCACCAAAGATTATTAGTTGTAGAAAAGATGTTTCTGACATTAGCTAAAGTCAATGTTTCCAGAAATATTGCAAAGGGTCAAAATTACACCAAACAAAGTTTTAAGCACATCACCAGAGTAAAACACCATACTAACGGTTTGGAATAATCTAACCAGAGTCCAAATATATATCCGACAGATATATATGCATAAGTGTGCACACTTACTAACTATGCACACTATGTGTGCATAGTTTTACAATGATTTCtaatggtttcatttttttgtcacactgttGAGAGACACTgctattgataaaaaaatattcttatgcTGATGTTGACTTTGAAAGGCTTGAAAgagcttttcttaaaaaaaacccacaacagTATGTTTTCAGAATTTATAGGATTTAAGTGTGAATTTTTAGGAGAAAGTGAAATGCAATATAATTTAAcaggaaaacattatttacttCTGCAAAGcataaaaactataaaactgCTTGGGATTAGCTAATCCCAAGCTAATCTAAACTAATCTAATCATAGTACATGATTTTTGCATCATGTACtatgcaacatttttgtttttattttaattgaaaattttgtaaaaaccataaaactgtgaaaacaaaCGAAGAGCCAAATCTCTTCGGACATTAGCTCTAGAGCTCTAGAGAAtataccattaaaaaaaaaaaataaacattttaaaatttaatcatGAGGATTGTAAACTGTGCAAACTTCACTCCTGTAAATTTAATGCAAATAATTCTAGGCATGTTCAAGCTGTAACTTTACTCCTTCCCTTTGCCCCCTTCATCATTACAATTGCCTCCTTATTTACCTGACAtcactgaaacactgaacaatACAGGCaaacatcttaaaaaaacaatcatgacaacaaaaaaacttaaacatttggtgcagacattaaaaaatattgtatagttcttttttttttgttctttgaagcagcagtagtttaaaaaaaattaatttaaacgaGGTTTACAGAGACCTTCAAAGAAGGTATACTCTATTATGATATATCCTTTCAGCCGCTTTTCAATTTGAAGCGTTGACCTGTTTGACTAATTGTTAACTTTAATCTTACAAATAAGCAGGAAAGCATTTCAGCAAcccttgtttcatttttaatcaatatgACTACATTTCCCAGCTTATATTCTGTTTATTATTGCTTATAACAGTTGAAACAAATGTACTGAAGTTTTTACTCTGGAGAAACACCACTAAATGATCATCTATGCCGTTTCTAAAGAAACACCGGAAACGCAAAACTACCTCAAACTAGTGCACGTTTCAGTCAGATCTGCTGTTGTTAAGGTGTTCACAGCAAGCTTCAGAGCTTGGCGGCAAAAGTGGCATTTAGTGGACGCAACTCAAGTATTAACCCCACTTGGTTTGGATGAGAAATTCAAGAAATCTCCAGATAAATTATCTGACATCACATGTCTGACTCATGGAGTCATTTCAGCAGACATGCTAACACTCTCTGAGTCTCTCATAGAGAGTATAGTGTAGCTGAGGACTGCGTGCTGCTGCCAAACAAAGGGAACGTCTCTAggggttgttgttgttgttacatGGTCCTCAAGTACAGCGACTAAactgtaaaattaaatgaaaagctATGATAGCAAGTATAGAGGCAAAAACGGTTAAGATTCAGGAGTGTGTGCTGTTTTTGTATGGAAATGACCAACTCGGGTGGGCAGGAACAGGAACCGTGGCTGATCTGAACGGCCAATCAAGTTTTATCCCAGTTTAGGGTCGGATGCTGTGATAATTCTTCCAAACTGTTGCCTCAAACTGTTGACTTTTTGGTAAATTCTAACATTTCTCCTTTAACattctttgaaataaagtctTCCGTTGTGATCAGCTGTTCTGTTCGGCAcacctgattggctgagcagcaTACAGTGCCACAAAGCGTTCGTTATCGTCATGTCTTCTTTTCTTGGAGGAGCTCTATCATTTGCTGCTTCCCGTTGAGAGGCGCCACGGGGCTGTAGGTCAGCGGCGAGCCGTTGGTGAAGAGGTGCTGGAAGGCCATAGACGACTTCTCAGCAGGGGTGCAAAGCCGATGGAAGCGCTAAGGAGTCGAAAAAGTTCCAGTTAGAAAGATAAAAATCCCATCGTTGCTGTGAAGTTTCGAGTCATCGTCGAGAAAAATCACCTGCGGCAGGGTTCCTGGAGTGGTGACCAGCGCGTACACAGCCCAGATGGGGAGCAGGGAAACCGAGGAGAGGGTCAGGATCCAGCCGAGCGTGGTGGCCCAGACCGGAGCCACCAGTCCTTTCCCCAGGCTCAGTGGAGACCAACGCACCAGGGAGAAAATAAAGGTAGCCTGAAAGAAGATGGAGGGATACGACTCTTTGATGTCACCACTCTATTCCAATATTTAAGCTATGAATTGGATTCTGTTGAAGGAGGGGTGAAAAGATAAGGACTAAACTGTAAAATGACACCAAATAACCTCAATATCTGGATCTTGTTAGTAGCAAAAAAATTCTGtggatattttttcattttttagatGCATCTTGATGCAAACTATTCCACACCCATGCGAGGAAATAAAAACGTTTCTCAACCACTTTAACTTGTGCTTTGTTTTCTGGTTAGAATCAATAAATGTCAAGTTAGCATGCTAACCTACATCTAATAGCTGATGAAGTTTTAAAAAGGCATTACTGTTGTAATCTGGTGGAAAAACACCACAGAAGTTGTAAATATGTCCTGCAGCTAAAATGGTTTAACATTATATCAACAGCTAATGCTAGTTTTCATCTCTTTGATAATTTGTGGCCACATTTTAACTCTATTTGTTGCCTCCGGATCTGTTCCTGTCTCatgctcattttctttctgaCCAGTTTGTACTTTCAAGAATAATGGAgataagtaataataatttccaatttgttcagattttctGAAGACTGCATTTAGTGCCACTTTCATTTATTGTGGTTCTGATCCCTGTTTGGGCCAGTACCTGCTGACAGAAGAGTACAATATTGGTTTTGtgccaaaaaaaccccaaacaattCATGGAGGATAGAGTACCATCTGGGAAGTTAATCAGGTATGAATTGATGCTACCAATTGATATAAAACTGATCAGTACTTATATAAAGTACGGTGTCCTAAAAATAtggattcatttaaaaaatatctttaaaaatctgTGGCGCCCCCAACAAATTGACGCCCTGGACTACTGCCCCTGCAAGCACTTTCTAAAGTCTGGCTCAGCTTGCAGCCTGCGGCGACATCCAACGGGACAAAAATGCAACAACTAAACTTTGTTCATTGTGGATTGTCAGAGAACAATTCAGTTATGCGGAAGGCAAAGGAGGTTAACTGTGTGACTCTCGTAGAAAAATTGTGGAGCATGCTCAAATTGGAATAAAGACTTATTAGAGTTGTTCGATAAAGGCTGAAGGACACCCGTTCCTGTCCTTGGTAATGTGCCGAAAACCTTCCATGATGCTGCGCTGCAGTTGGACAATGAGATTATGCTCATTCTTCAGACAAAcctccaacaacaacagatgGATTCCTTCGTTGGAATGCAAAGCAGCGCTACTCCTCAGTCGCTTCCACAACAGACGGCAGCAGCCAGGCgggatttttcccatttttacaAGGCTGCGCCCAACTACCTTGaataatggctttttttttttcctgacagcaACTACTGGAGGAATGTTGTAAACTTGGCACTGATCTGTGATGCAGTGGAGGCCGTCCAGATAACGGAGAACTGTAGGAAAACTGGTCAACCTGGCTTCTAGCAGGGTGTTAATGTTagaattaaaaagttttctagACTTAAATTTAAATAGCTCTCAATGAATTTCCCCATTTTAAGTAGCACTACTAAAGAAGACTGAATTTATTGAAGATAAGAGGCACTTTAACTACCTAACCTGTGACTAGATGAATGTTTGGACACATAGTCTGAGTATGGAGTGTTTTGATGGAAGAAATGGTTGACTGGACGGTTCAATGAATgcatggaaaaatgtttgaatggATGATTGGACTGATGGACATAAAGAGGAGTGattaaaagatggaaaaaaatatattttgcacaGTCAGATAGGAAATAGAGTCTGGTAATGCAAAAAGCTTTCcattttcacagttttccaGGCTGGAAATCTATAAAATGGAATTGGAACGACGAGGAATTCTGCTCAAGCCACAAATAAACCACAAATTGTTGCTGTTGCATATCTTTTTTCAGCCTCCTCATCATAATTTTCTGCATAAagagagtttttttcttgtttctctaCCCCGTAGAAGTCCAGATATTTTAGTGGACCTTCAAAGTTCTGACTGAGGTTTTTGGTCCAGTTTGCCAACAGGCAGAGGTTACTCACAGTGCACACGGCAGGAGTCAGGTACTTCCAGCACAGCTTGAAGAAAGGCAGGGGGCTGTAGCCCGTCATATCTCTGATGTTGCCGCTGAAACGCTCGGCTCCTGACGAACAAGAACACAGTAACAACAAAAGGAGTTTAGATTCCGCTGTCTTTTACTTGGCGGCagagaaagcaagaaaataaataaataaataagcacgAGAAAAAAATGAGTTTATTCTGCAGTTGAACCTTTTTATTCTTGCTATAGTGTCACCTGTACAAAAGCCATCCACTCCTGGACTATATGTTAAGTAGAGTCCTTAAAAACAGTAGATTCCCACAGCTGTAAAAGAGCTGAGAGTCCTGACCGCTGTGCTACCCAAAAGCCGTCGACTCAACTGCTGGGAGAGCGATAAAACCTGTCTGGCttcatcaaacaaaaacacacaatgtgaACGGATTCGGCCCATTTCTGATCCCCCGCAACAACAATTGATTGCTTCTCTCCAACAGCTGTAAAGTTAAATGCTGAACATTAACTGGGCTGAGCTAATTGTGAACATACCACTTTCTCTCATCTCTCGTTTAAGTCGACAGCGTCTCGTGCCGAGTTAGGAGACCAATTTCTGCCCGAGATAGGGGCTCCCTGGGGCCGCTGGCCTGAGACTGAAAGGGGCCCAGGGGGCAGATTTAGGGCCCAGAGGAGACAGGCAGACGGGAGGATCTGGCCAGGAGCCAGCCTCCTGACAGCAGAGGAAGACTGCAGCCAGATTAATATACCGACTCCTGACTGGAATTGGAATGtaggaggagaggaggcagaCATCTTCTATCAGAACCAACTACATTCATCAATGAAAGCATTTTAATATAATTCTGACAGAAATTTAACTCGGAGGGggaatatttataaaagttaaataagaGAGGAATAGATCCactaaataagaagaaaaaatgaagagtAGGAGGGAAAACAGCTCAGTATggaaaaaagttattaaataaatgactcCTTATTTATAGTGCACTGCAGCTGTATTTACACCCCTGAGATTTTAAGGGacacaacacaaagtagcagaAGAAGGCAAATGATGCACAGTTTTCAACAttatgaaaaccagaaaagtgtggtgtacaCATGCAGTCAGTGGATAAATACTTTGGATGCAAATCTTCAGTTTTCCACATTTAGACACTcagtttctgcaggtttcatcaACTCAAACTTACGGCTTTTTGAAATTTTAGATCTACATCATGAcagaaatttacaaaaacaaaattgcatattttaaatagaaGTAGTGCTTAGATATTTTGCACATAATGAATGTAACATTAAGGGGTTGACAACAGAGACGAGccagaggaagagatggatgtcATCCAGTCACCTGGCGATAAATCTAAGCTTACCCATGGTAGATGCAAAAATGCTAGTTAGCTAGCAAGTGTATGCTAGCAGGTACTTAGCGTTAGCctcaacagaaacagaaagcaatGAAGATGTTTCAAACTTTTACCAGATATAAAAGTCccatgagaaaaataaactacacagAATAGAGTTGAAATAGCCCTGCATCAGCAAAATGtaagattaaaattttaaaggccaactcactttttaaaaatatttaagatattttgagaccttaattttagatacctgaatttaaggctttttaaggaTGTGCAAAAACCCTGACCCTAGCATTTTTACCCAAGTTCAGCTACAGAGTTTTTCAAGACTTCCCAATAGAAGACTGGAttgctctggactttgactaggacactAACACTTCATTGGATCTCTggctgtatttttatgttttttcctgtCTCTCACTCCATGATGCCGCCACAGTGCTTCACCATGAAAATGCTGTGTTCAGGGAGACGAGGGgtaattttacatcatacaaTGTCGGCCAAAAAGGTAACGTTGGCCGACATTGTACCCTGACTTGAATGTTACAAGTGGTGCAGTAGAGCTGGATTCATACCGTAGACCCAGCCGACAGCCAGAGACTGGAAGATGGAGAGAAGCAGCAAGCTGGCTCCACTGCAGGAGAAGTGGTCATAGATCTGGAACACATAGAGACCACCCTATCCGAGGTGGAAACATATGGAgaggacagagagaaaacaacaacaaacatgacTCCTTTGTTCCATGTTATGGAAAAAAACCAGCTAACAGAAAGCATGGGCGTCTTGTTTTTGTAgttcttattttgaagaaatcagactttttatagaaaatgaCTTCTCAGAATTAATGAATTTCAATAAACTCACTGAGGTCACGTAACATCATAGTCACAAAACTCACCGGCGTGACCATGACCAGCCCAATGAGGAAGCAAACAATgcacaccagcagcagcagcagctctctgcGGTATCCGCGCCGGATCACGTGGGGATACAGGTCCGTCACCGAAGTCATGAGAGCCTCCAGGCTCACGAACTGGATCCCAGAcgagaggaaaatgtttttgtgtgtgagcTGACAGATACACACTCCGCTGACGTCACATCATAATATGAAAGAGAGCGTCTACCTGCGTGTCGAGACCCAGCATGATGATCATGAGGAAGAAGCAGACGGCCCAGAGCTGAGGAACGGGCATCATGGCCACGGCTCTCGGGTAGGCGATGAAGGCAAGACCGGGTCCTGTCAGAACACACCATAAAAAGGGATTAACAGggctgtttttattattactgttacaATTTTAACCATTAATAGGTTTATAATACTGTGTGCATGTACATTTTCTTCCCAATTGAAACACATCAGTCTTCTTAAACACCAGAAAGCCCCCAAATAACTCACTTGAAATCATTAGAAAATTATGTCAGTTTCGCAAACGCTGCTCCAAAAAATGTATctattgttttcagtttcaacaAGTAAACTTCTTAAACCTATTCTTAAATACTGATCAATATGAATAATATTGTTGGGATTTTAACCCTGCAAGTGTGAGTACGTTCACATAGCTCCGCTTTTTTATCAACATTCTATCAAATACTAAAAtgatttcagtaaaaacatttgattattgttattaagTCTTCAAATGTATAATTAATTGCAAGTAACACTGACTTTGATGCActattatttttgcattgtcagattaaaaaataaatcctcacAAATAAAgtactaaaaacagaaaatgtcccAAAATTTGCTACATATTAATACTAATATAAACCAAGTCAGTCCTTTTAAACTACATCATcttgaaatattcaaatattatttatattttaggatttttaacCCTTCAAAATTCAGCACATTACACTGCTTTTATGTATAAAGAAAAAGAACCCCCCgctaaaataagcaaataaaaaggcTTAACTTTATCTGCATGCTTTGAATGAAGTgtgttagttatttttattaaacgtAAAAAGGAAGCATTAGTTTTTAAGAGTTTTGCTTAATTCTGCCTATTTGGATTCAACTAAATAAGATGACGATGCTAAattggttttaaattaaaaaccaaatCATGCAAAATGTCCACAGAACTTCTTCAGAGTTCAAAAGGATCAGATGACGACATTTTAAAGACTTTGTGCCTCTGAGAGCCAGCTTTCACCTGACTGAGCCACGGTGCCTATGTCAACGCCTTGTTCTTCAGCCATGAAGCCCAGAACCGAGAAGATGGCGAAACCGGCCAGGAAGCTGGTGCCGCTGTTCAGGAGGCACAGCATGAAGGAGTCCCTGGGAACAAACAAGGAATATGATGCAACGCCCCATGATTTAGCACAGAAAAATTCAGTTTTGCAAAACAAGAGATGGATTTGGAGACTGGAGGCGCTCAGggctgagtgtgtgtgggaaagTGAGACTGTGGGAAACATGGCAGTGAGGGATTTTCTTTGAGGTGTGGCTGTGTTGGAGTGTTTTCTCTGCCCATTCCTGCCATTCCTTCTGGAAGCCATCTGACTGATGGGAGCTAACATCTTAcatttcagtgtgtgtgtgagcatgtgtgtgtgtgtgagtctcACTTAAAGCAGTCattgttgtatttgttgtaACTGCCCAAGGCTGTGAGACTTCCCAAGCAGATTCCATAAGAGAAAAATATCTGGGTACCAGCATCCATCCATACctagagagagaagaagaagaagaagaggagggaaTAAATGGATAGaattaaatacaatttcttATAAATCTGTACAATATGAGGGGTGTTTGTGCACCTGAGGGTCAGCCAGGCGGGTGATGTTGGGTTTGAGGTAGTAAATGATACCCTGGGTCGCTCCAGGCAGAGTGGCACCGCGCACCAGTAGCACAAGCAGCATGATGTATGGGAAGGTGGCCGTCAGGTACACCACCTGAAAGACGTGCAAACGCTACATAAACCCATCTTTATTCACTTCTTCAGCTggaataaatatagaaaattaaataaaagtactcaagaggacaaaaacaaaacaaatctggacATTCTGAGAGACTCCTGAGCAATACGTGCTGAAAATGATGTGTGGCTGCATTCAGTTGTGGAGGCTGGTTCACAGGCTTAATTGGAGTAGAAGGTGATTGACCCAGTAATTAAGAGAGCATTGGGGTACAGGGTGTAATTGTGTCCGACTAAATATGAGTGTTCCGGCTTGGTAGAGAAAACCAACAGCTTACGAAAAGCAGAAAGATGCAACAAAACATTCGTCATAGTTCAGGAACTTCCTGGGAGATTTACTCTTCTATTTTGAATCATTGTTATGTTACCAGGCTGTCTTTTGCTTCAGTGATCTTGTTTCTGATGATCTCACATTTTCCTCGTGGATGCAACActtgttatttgaaaaagtcTTTCCATTGCAGTTCTATGGCCTACACTAATTTCGATAATTGACGTGTTTCAATTAGGTAAATTTATTTTCCGTTACTCCAATATGCACAaatttatggtcaatggaagtGCAGCTagtgagaataaaaaacatgtgTTGTTTTATAAAGAAGATATAAATCTCTGGTTTCAACTGGATATACTTTGTTTCATAACAGACtgataaatgaacaaacagtTTGTACCGGGTTAGTGAACTGAATCCTGTTAGTTTTAACTCTGTTACATTTTGACTTCAACACAATCATTTAATGAACGCTTGCCTGTATTTATGAGAGGTGTAAGTGCAAAACAATGTTATCAGATTGCTGCTGACCTTTCCAGTGGACTTCACGCCCTTCCAGACACAAAAGTAGCAGACGAGCCAGACGACGGCCAGACACAGAGCCAGCTTCCAGCTGACCGGACCCAGCTCATCTAAAGTTCCTGACAGGCGGAGCACTTCCCGTCtggaacacacacaaacacacacgagGATGATACCAATCCGAGACATTGACTATACCTGTAAACAGCATGAGGACTTTTCTACACTTACTCCCAGAACTCCATGACCGGGGAGGTGGCATTCACAGGCAAGCTGCTGACATTTGCAGTCTGATTGTATTCATCGAACAGGAAGCACGCGTCTGCAAAAGTACCAACACGTCCAACCTTTAGAATTTCTATAAAACCACTTCACCGGCAGCTTGTAAACGCCATCACCGACCCGTGTTCCACGTGTTGTTGCAGTGCGACCACGGCAGCTCGGCCTGGAAGCTGTAGAACAGGTAGAAGAGGGCCCAGGCCAGGATGACGACGTAGTAGACGCAGCCATGCAGAATCATCACCTGGCTAGCGTAGCCGAGACCTGCAGGGACACGGCAGGAAGCTTACATCCCTTCCAAGTCGCTTGGGTTTCAGATGAAAgcgtctttttttatttttactgcaacTCTCAAGCTTTGCAGCCCACACCTCGTGTATCTTCATTAGGAATGAAGGATCTGATGATCTTGAGTGGGTTACAGACAGAAGACTGACTGTCTGGATAAAGAGCCTGTTTGTTGAGTCTGCTAATGAAATTCAGTCCTTTAATCTGCTACTGAAAAGTGCGGATCAGAGAGAAACTGACAAGAACAAATCTCTTTGTTCCGGGAGTTGACATAAGGCAAGCAAAGTTTGCAATTTTCTCTCCGAGGTGCAAAAAGCACacaaaggacagaaaaaaaaaacttttttaagcAATAACCCAACACAAAATAGCTTGCTTTTTATgttctgtacaaataaaatctgaaagatcagcatgcatttgtatttgtcTTTTCTCTAACACACAAAAACAGGGTCCAATGTTGTAAAAGGTTACCTCTTTGTGTTTGAACTCTTCCAAATCTGTGTCTAAAGTCAAGGTTATCATCCTCTCTTCCCTCCCCTGTGTTTGCAAAGTGGAGCTAGACATTCCCATACAGAcgaggatttattttttatccccCAATTTCCTGCTAAGAtaagtttgttttatattgtCTAGAGCTTCTGAGGGGCTAATAGCTTAAAAGAAGAGAAGCTGTAGcggcaaaataaaatgcatggaaagaaaacaagacaaataagCAGAATTAATGAGGGAGAAAGGAGATTTTAGACAGCTGATAGTTTCTCTTTAATAGCGTAAAAAGGATTTATTTGATTTCACTCTTGCGAGGGCCCGATATTCAGAATGACGGGATAATTGAAatcaaataaatccataaagaaagataaaaaaattagtATTTTATGAACATTATTAAGACTGCTGCACAAAAGTTACACAGATTGCTGTATTTAAGCACATCACCTGAAAgcttagtggaaggaaaacgtgtGGTAGGAAAAggtgcaaaagcaaaacaaataaatacagatgAGTTGAAAGCTGTTATTGAAGCAACCTGGCTGATCGCTTCCATGCCACGCTGCATTAGTGCAGTAAttcacgcaaaaaaaaaaatagcacttttcattccaaacacaaacaggaagtgcaaATAGATTACTGATGACTTAAAAATAGGATCACCTCCAAATAATGGGCAAATGGTCCTCCAGGCGCTGACCCCTCCCAAGCTGGTGAAC
This region of Xiphophorus hellerii strain 12219 chromosome 24, Xiphophorus_hellerii-4.1, whole genome shotgun sequence genomic DNA includes:
- the LOC116715867 gene encoding sodium- and chloride-dependent GABA transporter 2-like isoform X3 produces the protein MGVCVSLPEPVMADQPLSQPADQPLTKFPHSGLPRRKEALGDGLQARGQWASKAEFLLAVAGQIIGLGNVWRFPYLCYKNGGGVFFVPYLLFLVLCGVPLFLLETSLGQFTSLGGVSAWRTICPLFGGLGYASQVMILHGCVYYVVILAWALFYLFYSFQAELPWSHCNNTWNTDACFLFDEYNQTANVSSLPVNATSPVMEFWEREVLRLSGTLDELGPVSWKLALCLAVVWLVCYFCVWKGVKSTGKVVYLTATFPYIMLLVLLVRGATLPGATQGIIYYLKPNITRLADPQVWMDAGTQIFFSYGICLGSLTALGSYNKYNNDCFKDSFMLCLLNSGTSFLAGFAIFSVLGFMAEEQGVDIGTVAQSGPGLAFIAYPRAVAMMPVPQLWAVCFFLMIIMLGLDTQFVSLEALMTSVTDLYPHVIRRGYRRELLLLLVCIVCFLIGLVMVTPGGLYVFQIYDHFSCSGASLLLLSIFQSLAVGWVYGAERFSGNIRDMTGYSPLPFFKLCWKYLTPAVCTATFIFSLVRWSPLSLGKGLVAPVWATTLGWILTLSSVSLLPIWAVYALVTTPGTLPQRFHRLCTPAEKSSMAFQHLFTNGSPLTYSPVAPLNGKQQMIELLQEKKT
- the LOC116715867 gene encoding sodium- and chloride-dependent GABA transporter 2-like isoform X2; protein product: MPGIDHFSARAGGCPRCGEPPETQRGVCVSLPEPVMADQPLSQPADQPLTKFPHSGLPRRKEALGDGLQARGQWASKAEFLLAVAGQIIGLGNVWRFPYLCYKNGGGVFFVPYLLFLVLCGVPLFLLETSLGQFTSLGGVSAWRTICPLFGGLGYASQVMILHGCVYYVVILAWALFYLFYSFQAELPWSHCNNTWNTDACFLFDEYNQTANVSSLPVNATSPVMEFWEREVLRLSGTLDELGPVSWKLALCLAVVWLVCYFCVWKGVKSTGKVVYLTATFPYIMLLVLLVRGATLPGATQGIIYYLKPNITRLADPQVWMDAGTQIFFSYGICLGSLTALGSYNKYNNDCFKDSFMLCLLNSGTSFLAGFAIFSVLGFMAEEQGVDIGTVAQSGPGLAFIAYPRAVAMMPVPQLWAVCFFLMIIMLGLDTQFVSLEALMTSVTDLYPHVIRRGYRRELLLLLVCIVCFLIGLVMVTPGGLYVFQIYDHFSCSGASLLLLSIFQSLAVGWVYGAERFSGNIRDMTGYSPLPFFKLCWKYLTPAVCTATFIFSLVRWSPLSLGKGLVAPVWATTLGWILTLSSVSLLPIWAVYALVTTPGTLPQRFHRLCTPAEKSSMAFQHLFTNGSPLTYSPVAPLNGKQQMIELLQEKKT
- the LOC116715867 gene encoding sodium- and chloride-dependent GABA transporter 2-like isoform X1; amino-acid sequence: MAQSKLCHHTDALFCLSSSLVQSSSPTTTPVMSLGPFQSFLEDLRTRGVCVSLPEPVMADQPLSQPADQPLTKFPHSGLPRRKEALGDGLQARGQWASKAEFLLAVAGQIIGLGNVWRFPYLCYKNGGGVFFVPYLLFLVLCGVPLFLLETSLGQFTSLGGVSAWRTICPLFGGLGYASQVMILHGCVYYVVILAWALFYLFYSFQAELPWSHCNNTWNTDACFLFDEYNQTANVSSLPVNATSPVMEFWEREVLRLSGTLDELGPVSWKLALCLAVVWLVCYFCVWKGVKSTGKVVYLTATFPYIMLLVLLVRGATLPGATQGIIYYLKPNITRLADPQVWMDAGTQIFFSYGICLGSLTALGSYNKYNNDCFKDSFMLCLLNSGTSFLAGFAIFSVLGFMAEEQGVDIGTVAQSGPGLAFIAYPRAVAMMPVPQLWAVCFFLMIIMLGLDTQFVSLEALMTSVTDLYPHVIRRGYRRELLLLLVCIVCFLIGLVMVTPGGLYVFQIYDHFSCSGASLLLLSIFQSLAVGWVYGAERFSGNIRDMTGYSPLPFFKLCWKYLTPAVCTATFIFSLVRWSPLSLGKGLVAPVWATTLGWILTLSSVSLLPIWAVYALVTTPGTLPQRFHRLCTPAEKSSMAFQHLFTNGSPLTYSPVAPLNGKQQMIELLQEKKT